The following are from one region of the Paenibacillus sp. JZ16 genome:
- a CDS encoding MogA/MoaB family molybdenum cofactor biosynthesis protein — protein sequence MNSSQEHKQQSPASVNCKVITVSDTRTKDTDKSGKLMMSLLEEAGHAVVSYSIVQDDYETIRETIYTAVSNPDIDVVLLTGGTGISSRDTTYEAVSSLLDKELPGFGEIFRFLSFTEDIGSAAILSRAIGGTLSHTAVFSMPGSSGAVKLAMNRILLPELRHIKYELDKHRS from the coding sequence ATGAATTCATCGCAAGAGCATAAACAGCAATCCCCCGCTTCCGTGAACTGCAAGGTGATTACGGTCTCGGATACGCGGACCAAGGACACGGACAAGAGCGGCAAACTGATGATGAGCTTGCTTGAAGAAGCCGGGCATGCCGTTGTATCTTACAGCATTGTTCAGGACGACTACGAAACGATCCGCGAAACGATCTATACTGCGGTTAGCAATCCGGACATTGATGTCGTCCTACTAACAGGCGGAACAGGCATATCGAGCCGGGATACCACCTACGAAGCCGTATCCTCATTGCTTGATAAGGAACTCCCCGGATTCGGCGAAATCTTCCGCTTCCTAAGCTTTACGGAGGATATTGGGTCTGCGGCCATATTGAGCCGCGCGATCGGCGGCACGCTAAGCCACACGGCCGTCTTCTCCATGCCGGGTTCTAGCGGAGCCGTCAAGCTTGCGATGAACCGGATTCTGCTGCCTGAGCTGCGGCACATCAAATATGAGCTGGATAAACACAGATCATAA
- a CDS encoding NADPH:quinone oxidoreductase family protein — protein sequence MDNETNFQAYVLRQDEQGVRGSVENLCLKQLPEGDVIVRVLYSGVNYKDGLASIPEGKIVRRYPFIPGIDLAGTVVRSAHADYKEGDDVLCTGYELGVSHEGGFSQYARVKGEWLVPLPQGLSPRDAMAIGTAGFTAALSIEALIRNGLRQEQGAVLVTGATGGVGSFAVSILSQLGYSVTASTGKSSQRDWLLKLGAHEVISREEAAASSKGAISAERWAAIVDPVGGNQLGSLLKSVKYGGSVAVSGMTGGGAFDSTVFPFILRGINLLGIDSVYCPMAYRRSVWSKLADEWKPASVLQEGITEYGLHDLPEVLNTILQGRAVGRSVIAL from the coding sequence GTGGACAACGAAACCAATTTTCAGGCCTACGTGCTGCGTCAAGATGAACAAGGGGTTCGCGGCAGCGTGGAGAACCTGTGTTTGAAGCAGCTGCCCGAAGGTGACGTTATTGTGCGGGTATTATACAGCGGGGTTAACTATAAAGACGGGCTGGCCAGCATACCGGAAGGGAAAATTGTCCGCCGATACCCGTTCATTCCGGGCATTGATCTGGCAGGAACGGTTGTGCGTTCCGCTCATGCTGATTACAAGGAAGGCGATGACGTTCTCTGTACCGGTTATGAATTAGGCGTATCTCATGAAGGCGGGTTCAGCCAGTATGCACGGGTTAAGGGAGAATGGCTTGTCCCGCTGCCGCAGGGCTTGTCTCCGCGTGATGCGATGGCTATCGGAACCGCAGGTTTTACGGCTGCATTATCGATAGAGGCCTTGATACGGAATGGACTGCGACAGGAACAGGGGGCCGTTCTAGTTACGGGGGCAACTGGGGGCGTGGGCAGCTTCGCGGTCTCCATCCTCAGTCAATTAGGCTATAGCGTAACGGCATCCACAGGCAAATCAAGTCAGAGGGACTGGCTCTTAAAGCTGGGAGCTCATGAAGTGATATCCAGGGAAGAGGCTGCGGCATCCTCCAAGGGGGCCATCTCTGCCGAGCGCTGGGCAGCGATAGTAGATCCGGTCGGAGGAAACCAACTGGGTTCACTTCTGAAAAGCGTAAAATATGGCGGAAGCGTCGCTGTTTCCGGTATGACGGGTGGCGGTGCTTTTGATTCGACGGTGTTTCCGTTTATCCTTAGAGGCATCAATCTCCTCGGAATCGATTCGGTATACTGCCCTATGGCCTACCGCCGATCGGTATGGTCGAAACTGGCGGATGAATGGAAGCCGGCATCCGTGCTACAAGAAGGAATTACGGAATACGGTCTACACGATCTGCCTGAAGTGCTGAACACCATTCTGCAGGGCAGAGCAGTTGGAAGAAGCGTCATCGCTCTATAA
- a CDS encoding nicotinate phosphoribosyltransferase, which yields MLTAGLALHTDKYQINMMYAHWINGSHRTRAVFEAYFRKLPFGNGYAVFAGLERIVHYIESLRFSDEDIAYLAKQEEKYKPEFLEELRRFRFQGNIHSMKEGALVFPNEPLIRVEGTIFETQLVETALLNFMNFQTLIATKASRIRQVASGDTLLEFGTRRAQEADAAVWGARAAYLAGFHATSNMLAGEKFGIPTKGTHAHSWVQTFRSEQEAFDIFAEVMPDQVTLLVDTFDTLKSGIPHAIVTAKKLEAQGKRMNAIRLDSGDLAYLSIQARKMLDEAGLHYVGIVASNDLDEGTILDLKAQGAKVDTWGVGTQLITAADQPALGGVYKLVEREVDGKMVPTIKISGNPEKVSTPGKKEVYRIISKGSGKAIADYICFPEEEMPPENGKLKLFNPLHPYMRKNVKNFEAVSMLEPVFVNGELVYELPKLEEIRSYHDAQLDQFWPEYLRKLNPEIYRVNLSEEVWEVKQRMMAEFMEQHED from the coding sequence ATGCTGACAGCAGGATTAGCACTACACACGGACAAATACCAGATTAACATGATGTACGCTCACTGGATTAATGGCTCTCATCGTACGCGTGCGGTGTTTGAGGCGTATTTCCGTAAGCTGCCATTCGGTAACGGATATGCCGTTTTTGCCGGTCTTGAGCGGATTGTACATTATATTGAGTCCTTGCGTTTCTCGGATGAGGATATCGCGTATTTGGCCAAACAGGAAGAGAAGTATAAACCTGAATTTCTGGAAGAGCTTCGCCGATTCCGTTTTCAAGGGAATATTCATTCCATGAAGGAGGGGGCGCTGGTATTCCCGAACGAGCCGCTCATTCGAGTGGAAGGCACCATTTTCGAGACACAGCTGGTCGAAACGGCACTCTTGAACTTTATGAACTTTCAAACCTTGATCGCTACCAAAGCGTCCCGTATCCGGCAGGTTGCCAGCGGCGATACCTTGCTGGAGTTTGGTACAAGACGTGCACAGGAAGCGGATGCGGCGGTTTGGGGGGCGCGTGCTGCGTATCTGGCCGGTTTCCATGCCACGTCGAATATGCTGGCTGGCGAGAAATTCGGCATCCCGACAAAAGGCACGCATGCGCATTCCTGGGTGCAGACCTTCCGGAGCGAGCAGGAGGCCTTTGATATATTTGCCGAGGTTATGCCGGATCAAGTGACGCTGCTGGTGGATACCTTTGATACGTTAAAGAGCGGGATTCCCCATGCCATCGTAACGGCGAAGAAGCTGGAGGCCCAAGGGAAACGGATGAATGCCATTCGTTTAGATAGCGGGGATTTGGCTTACCTGTCGATTCAGGCACGAAAGATGCTGGATGAGGCCGGTCTTCATTACGTCGGTATCGTGGCATCAAACGATCTGGATGAAGGCACCATTCTGGATCTCAAGGCGCAAGGGGCCAAAGTAGATACTTGGGGCGTCGGTACCCAATTGATTACGGCAGCCGACCAGCCTGCGCTTGGGGGCGTTTATAAGCTGGTGGAGCGGGAGGTTGACGGGAAGATGGTACCGACCATCAAAATCTCGGGCAACCCCGAAAAAGTATCTACCCCAGGCAAAAAAGAGGTATACCGCATCATATCCAAGGGCAGCGGCAAAGCGATCGCCGATTACATCTGCTTCCCGGAAGAAGAGATGCCGCCGGAGAACGGGAAATTAAAGCTGTTTAATCCACTGCATCCTTATATGCGCAAAAATGTAAAGAACTTTGAAGCGGTGTCCATGCTTGAACCGGTGTTTGTGAATGGCGAACTGGTGTATGAGCTGCCGAAGCTCGAAGAGATTCGCAGCTATCATGATGCTCAGCTGGATCAGTTCTGGCCGGAGTATCTGCGGAAGCTGAATCCGGAAATTTACCGCGTGAATTTGAGTGAAGAGGTCTGGGAAGTGAAACAGCGGATGATGGCCGAGTTCATGGAACAGCATGAAGATTAG
- a CDS encoding cysteine hydrolase family protein yields MKALIVIDFTNDFVDGNLPVGKPAIDIQNTIAELTKLYSDRGDFVVMAVDLHESNDAYHPETKLFPPHNIRGTRGRELYGELQRVYEEREDAIYWMDKTRYSAFCGTDLNQKLRERGITEVDLIGVCTDICVLHTAVDAYNYGYRITVYEDAVASFNPEGHKWALSHFQGSLGASVVRSKELLNQ; encoded by the coding sequence ATGAAAGCCTTGATCGTGATAGATTTCACGAATGATTTCGTGGATGGCAATCTGCCGGTAGGGAAGCCCGCCATTGACATTCAGAACACCATCGCGGAGCTGACCAAGTTGTACAGCGATCGTGGTGATTTTGTTGTAATGGCCGTGGACCTGCATGAGAGCAATGACGCTTATCATCCCGAAACGAAGCTGTTCCCTCCGCATAACATTCGGGGAACCCGGGGTCGGGAATTATACGGTGAACTTCAGCGGGTGTATGAGGAACGAGAAGACGCCATCTATTGGATGGACAAAACGAGATACAGCGCATTTTGCGGTACGGATCTGAACCAGAAGCTGCGGGAACGCGGGATTACCGAAGTCGATCTCATCGGAGTTTGTACCGACATCTGCGTGCTGCATACCGCAGTGGATGCTTATAATTACGGATATCGTATTACCGTTTATGAAGATGCCGTCGCAAGCTTTAATCCGGAAGGACATAAGTGGGCTTTAAGTCACTTTCAAGGCAGCCTCGGGGCATCGGTAGTGCGAAGTAAGGAACTTCTTAATCAATAG
- a CDS encoding NUDIX hydrolase translates to MVMEMTDREQAPKSSAKKYRTPDGVPADIVMFTLTKRERKTFTKTLPIRELKVMLIRRRSWPCAGMWALPGGFCRESESIYDAAKRELKEETGVDGGHLEYLGVYSAPGRDPRGWIISHAFYALVEEWMLEHRQAADDAEEVGLFTVAEALEELELAFDHRDIIMDAYRKIQQQMLQTTIARQFLPEHFTLSELYQVIQTVVPEFNEPNFIRKITSTRSRQGILEEARDENGKPLNSNQYSQRPAQLYRFTDHAPLLSIYT, encoded by the coding sequence ATGGTGATGGAAATGACGGATCGCGAACAGGCTCCAAAGAGCAGTGCCAAGAAATACAGAACACCGGATGGTGTGCCCGCTGATATCGTGATGTTTACCTTAACGAAGCGGGAACGGAAAACCTTCACCAAGACATTGCCGATACGCGAGCTTAAGGTGATGCTGATCAGGCGCAGATCATGGCCATGTGCGGGTATGTGGGCACTCCCCGGCGGATTTTGCCGTGAGAGTGAGTCTATTTACGATGCCGCCAAACGGGAGCTGAAAGAAGAGACCGGGGTGGATGGCGGCCATTTGGAGTACTTGGGCGTGTACAGCGCACCGGGACGGGATCCAAGGGGCTGGATTATCAGCCATGCATTCTACGCGCTCGTAGAAGAATGGATGCTGGAGCATCGCCAGGCTGCCGATGATGCGGAAGAGGTAGGTCTGTTTACGGTCGCGGAAGCTTTGGAAGAGCTGGAGCTGGCTTTTGACCACAGAGATATCATAATGGATGCGTACCGCAAGATTCAGCAGCAAATGCTGCAGACGACGATTGCGCGGCAGTTTTTACCGGAGCATTTTACACTGAGCGAGTTATATCAGGTCATCCAGACGGTTGTGCCCGAGTTCAACGAGCCCAATTTTATCCGTAAAATCACGTCAACCCGCAGCAGACAGGGGATACTGGAAGAAGCACGGGATGAGAACGGCAAGCCGCTAAACTCCAATCAATATTCCCAGCGGCCGGCCCAATTGTATCGGTTTACGGATCATGCACCGTTGCTATCAATTTATACGTAG
- a CDS encoding RicAFT regulatory complex protein RicA family protein — MAHDHVRTNTYGMSTYNTRELIIRDDILAKAGELAELISTSEEVQMFKQAEEKIQNHERVQNLIKTIKKKQKEIVAFETFQNKDMVAKIEREIEELQEEIDGIPLVMEFQQSQSDINYLLQLVVSVIHDTVSEKVNVETGKDTPPSSCG; from the coding sequence TTGGCACATGATCATGTTCGTACGAACACATACGGTATGTCAACTTACAACACGCGTGAATTGATTATACGTGACGATATTTTGGCAAAAGCCGGCGAGCTGGCGGAATTAATATCCACCAGTGAAGAAGTTCAGATGTTTAAGCAGGCCGAAGAGAAGATCCAGAACCACGAACGGGTTCAAAACCTGATAAAAACCATTAAGAAAAAGCAAAAGGAAATCGTGGCTTTTGAAACGTTCCAGAACAAGGATATGGTCGCCAAAATCGAACGGGAGATCGAAGAACTGCAAGAGGAGATTGACGGTATTCCGCTCGTGATGGAGTTCCAGCAAAGTCAAAGCGACATTAATTATCTTCTTCAACTGGTCGTATCCGTGATTCATGATACGGTTTCGGAAAAAGTGAATGTGGAAACAGGAAAAGATACGCCGCCAAGCAGCTGCGGATAG
- the miaB gene encoding tRNA (N6-isopentenyl adenosine(37)-C2)-methylthiotransferase MiaB has protein sequence MSKESKDYSKYFDFSGAKVLSEDEHGKRIRINGREINILSEPNHRQEKQRGKQSVEVLYDTELPEAFRTLGAGKHYIVYTYGCQMNEHDSETIKGLLEQMGYQATEDRKQADIILLNTCAIRENAEDKVFGELGHLKHLKTEKPDMLLGVCGCMSQEESVVNRILQKHGFVDLIFGTHNVHRLPHLIQEALFSKEMVVEVWSKEGDIVENLPKKREGLRGWVNIMYGCDKFCTYCIVPYTRGKERSRRPEDVIAEVRELARQGYKEITLLGQNVNAYGKDFEDIEYRFGDLMDDIHKIDIPRVRFTTSHPRDFDDHLIEVLAKGGNLVEHIHLPVQSGSTQVLKKMSRKYTRETYLELAHKIKKAIPNVAFTTDIIVGFPGETDEQFEETLSLVREVGYDSAYTFIYSPREGTPAAVMEDNVPMEVKSERLQRLNAAINEYSRKSNDRLLGSTVEVLVEGVSKNNDSMLSGRTRTNKLVHFEGSTDLIGSFVNVRITDTKTWYIKGDRIPDTIPASDAV, from the coding sequence ATGTCCAAAGAAAGTAAGGACTACTCCAAGTATTTTGATTTTTCAGGAGCCAAAGTTCTCTCCGAAGATGAACACGGGAAGAGAATTCGCATCAATGGCCGGGAAATCAACATCCTATCGGAGCCTAATCATAGACAGGAAAAACAGCGCGGCAAACAAAGTGTCGAAGTTTTGTACGATACCGAGCTGCCGGAAGCGTTTCGAACCCTCGGGGCTGGCAAGCATTATATCGTGTATACGTACGGATGTCAGATGAATGAGCATGATTCCGAAACGATCAAGGGATTGCTGGAGCAGATGGGCTACCAGGCAACCGAGGATCGGAAGCAGGCGGACATCATCTTGCTCAATACGTGCGCCATTCGTGAAAACGCGGAGGATAAAGTGTTTGGCGAACTCGGCCATCTGAAGCATTTGAAGACGGAAAAGCCGGATATGCTGCTTGGCGTTTGCGGCTGCATGTCGCAGGAAGAATCGGTTGTTAATCGGATTCTCCAAAAGCATGGCTTTGTGGATTTGATTTTTGGTACGCATAACGTGCATCGTCTGCCTCATCTTATTCAGGAAGCGCTCTTCAGCAAGGAAATGGTGGTTGAAGTGTGGTCCAAAGAGGGCGACATTGTTGAGAATCTACCGAAAAAGAGAGAAGGTCTCCGCGGCTGGGTCAACATTATGTACGGCTGTGATAAATTCTGTACATACTGCATCGTCCCATATACCCGCGGCAAGGAGCGCAGCCGGCGTCCGGAGGATGTCATTGCTGAGGTTCGTGAATTAGCCCGGCAAGGGTATAAGGAAATTACGCTGCTCGGTCAGAACGTGAACGCATATGGCAAAGACTTTGAAGATATCGAATACCGTTTCGGCGATCTGATGGATGATATTCACAAGATCGATATCCCGCGTGTTCGCTTCACTACATCCCATCCAAGGGATTTCGATGATCACCTGATTGAGGTGCTGGCGAAGGGTGGTAACCTGGTCGAGCATATTCACCTGCCGGTACAGTCGGGAAGCACGCAAGTGCTCAAAAAAATGAGCCGAAAATATACGCGTGAGACGTACTTGGAGCTCGCCCATAAAATTAAGAAGGCGATTCCCAATGTAGCATTCACCACCGACATCATTGTCGGATTCCCTGGTGAGACCGATGAGCAGTTTGAGGAGACGCTGTCCCTGGTTCGGGAGGTCGGCTACGACTCCGCTTACACGTTCATTTATTCTCCTCGTGAAGGAACGCCAGCGGCGGTGATGGAGGATAATGTACCGATGGAGGTCAAGAGCGAGCGTCTTCAGCGATTGAATGCCGCCATCAATGAGTACAGCCGCAAGAGCAACGACAGGCTGCTTGGATCTACGGTGGAGGTGCTGGTAGAAGGAGTCAGCAAGAACAATGATTCCATGCTGTCGGGACGCACGCGCACGAACAAGCTGGTGCATTTCGAAGGCTCGACGGACCTCATAGGCAGCTTCGTAAATGTCCGGATTACGGATACGAAGACCTGGTATATCAAAGGGGATAGAATCCCGGACACGATTCCTGCCTCGGATGCGGTATAA
- the pduL gene encoding phosphate propanoyltransferase, with protein MSKTVPVGVSARHIHLTQEHIEALFGPGYQLTEFKPLSQPGQFAANETVAVIGTKGQFDKVRILGPARPATQLEISRTDSFAIGVKAPVRESGNIAGTPGITIKGPAGEVTVDEGVIVAARHIHFHTSDADQWGIKDKDLLKVRLGGERGLVLENVIARVSDNFALDMHIDTDEANAAGAKNGDTAEIID; from the coding sequence ATGAGTAAAACTGTACCTGTGGGTGTATCCGCCCGCCATATTCATTTAACCCAAGAGCATATTGAGGCATTGTTCGGCCCTGGATATCAGCTGACAGAGTTCAAACCATTGTCCCAGCCAGGACAATTCGCAGCCAACGAAACGGTAGCGGTTATTGGAACGAAGGGACAATTCGATAAAGTAAGAATTTTGGGACCTGCACGTCCTGCAACCCAGCTGGAGATTTCCCGCACGGATTCCTTTGCCATCGGTGTGAAAGCACCTGTACGCGAATCCGGAAACATCGCTGGAACCCCGGGAATTACGATTAAAGGTCCGGCTGGTGAAGTAACGGTGGATGAAGGTGTCATCGTAGCCGCTCGTCATATCCACTTCCATACATCCGATGCGGATCAATGGGGTATTAAAGACAAGGACCTGCTGAAGGTACGCTTAGGCGGCGAACGCGGTCTTGTTCTGGAGAACGTCATTGCCCGCGTATCCGACAATTTTGCGCTCGACATGCATATCGATACCGATGAAGCTAACGCTGCCGGCGCCAAAAACGGAGACACTGCTGAAATTATTGATTAA
- a CDS encoding dipeptidase, with protein sequence MRTVDFHCDVLSKMWEAPQASFADDPHLDVTLQRMEEGDLALQVFAVFLSEKWGRPSFERVLAQLDTYRSRIVKPGYLKPLLWREQLQETRQGQHGRFGVLSLEGVDGLEGNLYYVQLLFEMGVRLMGVTWNYANWAADGVLEQRNGGFTERGRQLVELSHSTGIILDVSHLSQAGFWELAELTKGPIIASHSNAYSVCQHPRNLNDEQIRALIALNGMIGITFVPWFIRSGVDRVKPEDILPHIEKICELGGEEHIMFGSDFDGIDQWVAGLEHPGRYPEFQELLLKHYPESMVKGWMSEYALHFLEQNLPSLSGQA encoded by the coding sequence ATGCGGACGGTTGATTTTCACTGTGATGTTTTGAGCAAAATGTGGGAAGCCCCCCAAGCCTCCTTTGCGGACGACCCGCATTTGGATGTAACGCTGCAGCGCATGGAGGAGGGCGACCTGGCCCTTCAGGTGTTCGCTGTTTTTTTATCGGAGAAATGGGGGAGACCATCCTTTGAACGGGTGCTGGCGCAACTCGATACATATCGCAGCCGCATCGTTAAACCGGGATATCTTAAGCCCCTGCTTTGGCGGGAGCAACTTCAAGAGACCAGACAAGGTCAGCATGGACGGTTCGGCGTTCTGTCCTTGGAAGGCGTTGACGGGCTGGAGGGGAATTTGTATTACGTCCAGCTCTTGTTTGAGATGGGCGTGCGTTTGATGGGGGTTACCTGGAATTATGCCAACTGGGCTGCGGATGGAGTACTGGAGCAGCGAAATGGGGGATTCACGGAACGGGGACGGCAGCTGGTAGAGCTATCCCATTCGACGGGCATCATTCTGGATGTGTCTCACCTGTCCCAAGCTGGTTTCTGGGAGCTCGCGGAGCTGACCAAAGGGCCCATCATCGCCTCGCATTCCAATGCGTACTCCGTCTGCCAGCATCCCCGGAATTTGAATGATGAGCAGATAAGGGCACTAATCGCGCTAAACGGAATGATTGGAATCACGTTTGTGCCCTGGTTTATCCGCAGCGGAGTAGATCGTGTGAAGCCGGAGGACATATTGCCGCATATCGAGAAGATTTGTGAGCTGGGCGGTGAAGAGCACATCATGTTCGGTTCGGACTTCGACGGGATTGATCAATGGGTTGCCGGGCTTGAGCATCCGGGCCGGTATCCTGAATTTCAGGAGCTGCTGCTTAAACATTACCCGGAATCGATGGTAAAGGGCTGGATGTCGGAGTATGCCCTCCATTTTCTTGAGCAGAATTTACCTTCATTGTCAGGCCAAGCATAG
- a CDS encoding stage V sporulation protein S codes for MEVLKVSAKSNPNSVAGALAGVLRERGGAELQAIGAGALNQAIKAVAIARGFVAPSGVDLICIPAFTDIVIDGEDRTAIKLIVEPR; via the coding sequence ATGGAAGTATTAAAAGTTTCAGCAAAATCCAATCCTAATTCAGTTGCAGGGGCGCTCGCTGGAGTTCTTAGGGAGCGGGGCGGAGCGGAACTGCAAGCGATTGGGGCGGGAGCACTGAACCAGGCCATTAAAGCGGTAGCGATTGCCCGGGGATTTGTAGCACCGAGCGGGGTGGATTTGATTTGCATCCCTGCTTTTACGGATATTGTGATTGATGGCGAAGACCGGACGGCAATTAAATTGATCGTAGAACCTAGATAA
- a CDS encoding TIGR00282 family metallophosphoesterase gives MIDIKVLFIGDIVGSTGRKALKASLPELKSKYNPHIIIANGENAASGRGITSAIANEFFNWGIHGITLGNHTWDNKDIFEFIDDEPRMIRPANFPPGTPGRGYTIIKANGKQLAIVNLQGRTFLPAIDCPFRAADDIVDELRQKTKCILVDFHAEATSEKIAMGWHLEGRASMVVGTHTHVQSNDDTILPGGTAYITDTGMVGSKEGILGMQRDAVMYKFKTQLPARFQVDEGKWQFHAVCVDMDEDTGRARKIQKIRMYEDEWRMD, from the coding sequence GTGATTGACATCAAAGTATTATTCATCGGAGACATTGTCGGCAGTACAGGGCGTAAAGCTTTGAAGGCTTCTCTTCCGGAGCTGAAGTCCAAATATAATCCGCACATCATTATTGCCAATGGGGAGAATGCTGCTTCAGGACGCGGCATTACCTCGGCCATCGCCAATGAATTTTTCAATTGGGGCATTCATGGCATCACCTTGGGTAACCACACCTGGGATAACAAGGACATTTTTGAGTTTATTGATGATGAGCCGCGCATGATTCGTCCGGCAAATTTTCCGCCCGGCACACCGGGGCGTGGATACACAATCATCAAAGCGAACGGCAAACAGCTGGCGATCGTGAATCTACAAGGACGAACCTTCCTGCCAGCCATCGATTGCCCGTTTCGCGCAGCCGATGACATTGTGGATGAGCTTCGCCAGAAGACGAAGTGCATTCTGGTGGACTTCCATGCTGAGGCGACGTCGGAGAAGATTGCGATGGGATGGCATCTGGAAGGCCGCGCCTCGATGGTGGTCGGAACGCACACCCACGTGCAAAGCAATGACGATACCATACTGCCGGGAGGAACAGCTTATATTACGGATACCGGCATGGTGGGCTCCAAGGAAGGCATCCTCGGCATGCAGCGCGATGCGGTGATGTATAAGTTCAAGACCCAGCTTCCTGCCCGTTTCCAGGTCGACGAAGGCAAATGGCAGTTCCATGCCGTATGCGTGGATATGGATGAGGACACGGGAAGAGCCCGGAAGATACAGAAAATCCGCATGTACGAAGACGAATGGCGGATGGATTAA